The Periplaneta americana isolate PAMFEO1 chromosome 10, P.americana_PAMFEO1_priV1, whole genome shotgun sequence genome includes a window with the following:
- the LOC138708214 gene encoding uncharacterized protein isoform X1 translates to MALRYVRHLPQQHSFSCYQDMECFELFCLALLTTLLGKWPLECSAEVKIYNAGGLKKGDDGKEGILKDYDKEDKYKFVKCKKDGYNSKDCDEKDVAKPLNKLLSGVGTSNVNIGGYEGYKQSGNYKYGGQSGNYKKDEKYGIYKKYDGLYGSYKNDKGLYGNQKKEGGLYGKLKINDGQYGNYAKDRGHYGNYNYGGKLNEGYKIGRVPNSRWKGDLKYNEKLGKDAGKLGDVHLGDIDVVNKEYQKYYHDKGGNLKNDKIKNYYEKGNSKYNSINTKGGTGKHNKNEPRYKREESYYEYEEPKYEERYGKEYERYEKPKMNVKYMREEPMYVKKERPVKYITVKEEPVRYVDVKEEPMYIRKGGKYIEYEKDKYGDDYYGQEPRYIRRGEKYHLYLKPNYHVEEMKDNDEKYYKVKIIPKYEKEKVTKKVITYYRKQKPTRLEIGIKVGHKRYDHHHHVHHHHRPKHIIKVVKPKYEVKHVKHVHHIHYPKHKKFKKLKKLFHKKKAYLHHKKNKLKELIIDHDDDEYEHGHSHGYEHGHDHDHHHDHDHHHGHYEDHGYY, encoded by the exons ATGGCACTTCGCTATGTAAGACATCTGCCACAACAACACAGCTTTAGTTGCTATCAGGATATGGAATGTTTCGAACTCTTCTGTCTTG CTCTGCTTACAACGCTGCTGGGCAAATGGCCACTTGAATGCTCCGCCGAGGTGAAAATTTACAATGCAGGTGGTCTGAAGAAAGGAGATGACgggaaagaaggaatattaaAGGATTATGATAAGGaagataaatataaatttgtaaaatgtaaGAAGGATGGTTACAATAGTAAGGACTGTGACGAGAAGGATGTTGCCAAACCTTTGAACAAACTTCTGTCTGGAGTTGGGACCAGCAACGTAAACATCGGAGGGTATGAAGGCTACAAGCAGTCCGGAAACTACAAATACGGTGGACAGTCTGGAAACTACAAAAAAGATGAAAAATATGGAATCTACAAGAAATACGACGGACTCTACGGAAGCTACAAAAATGACAAGGGGCTGTATGGAAACCAAAAAAAAGAAGGCGGACtatacggaaaattaaaaataaatgacggTCAGTATGGAAACTATGCGAAGGACCGAGGACATTATGGAAACTACAATTATGGTGGTAAACTGAATGAAGGTTATAAAATCGGGAGAGTTCCTAATAGCAGATGGAAAGGTGACTTAAAGTACAATGAAAAACTTGGGAAGGATGCAGGCAAGCTAGGTGATGTTCATCTTGGAGACATCGACGTAGTAAACAAAGAATACCAGAAGTACTACCACGATAAAGGCgggaatttaaaaaatgacaaaataaaaaattattacgaAAAGGGAAATTCAAAGTATAATTCAATTAACACGAAAGGTGGAACTGGAAAGCATAATAAGAACGAGCCAAGGTATAAACGAGAAGAGAGTTACTACGAATATGAGGAGCCGAAGTACGAGGAGCGATACGGGAAGGAATACGAGAGGTACGAGAAACCTAAAATGAATGTCAAGTATATGAGAGAGGAACCTATGTACGTGAAGAAAGAGAGACCCGTCAAGTATATCACGGTGAAAGAAGAGCCTGTCAGGTACGTGGATGTAAAAGAAGAACCCATGTATATAAGAAAAGGGGGGAAGTACATAGAATATGAAAAAGATAAATATGGCGACGATTACTACGGGCAAGAACCGAGGTACATCAGACGAGGGGAGAAATACCATCTGTACTTGAAGCCTAATTATCACGTAGAGGAAATGAAAGATAATGACGAGAAGTACTACAAAGTCAAGATCATTCCGAAGTACGAGAAAGAAAAGGTCACAAAGAAAGTGATAACTTACTATCGCAAGCAGAAACCAACTCGTCTAGAGATTGGCATAAAAGTGGGCCACAAACGTTACGATCACCACCACCAcgtccaccaccaccaccgtccgAAACACATCATAAAAGTAGTGAAACCAAAGTACGAAGTGAAGCATGTTAAACACGTTCACCACATACACTACCCCAAGCATAAGAAGTTCAAGAAGCTTAAAAAGCTGTTTCATAAAAAGAAAGCATATTTGCATCACAAGAAGAACAAATTGAAGGAACTCATTATTGATCACGACGACGACGAGTACGAGCACGGGCATTCTCACGGTTACGAGCACGGCCACGATCACGATCACCATCACGATCACGATCACCATCACGGGCATTACGAGGACCACGGCTACTACTGA
- the LOC138708214 gene encoding uncharacterized protein isoform X2 produces the protein MLLSIILNFNSRALLTTLLGKWPLECSAEVKIYNAGGLKKGDDGKEGILKDYDKEDKYKFVKCKKDGYNSKDCDEKDVAKPLNKLLSGVGTSNVNIGGYEGYKQSGNYKYGGQSGNYKKDEKYGIYKKYDGLYGSYKNDKGLYGNQKKEGGLYGKLKINDGQYGNYAKDRGHYGNYNYGGKLNEGYKIGRVPNSRWKGDLKYNEKLGKDAGKLGDVHLGDIDVVNKEYQKYYHDKGGNLKNDKIKNYYEKGNSKYNSINTKGGTGKHNKNEPRYKREESYYEYEEPKYEERYGKEYERYEKPKMNVKYMREEPMYVKKERPVKYITVKEEPVRYVDVKEEPMYIRKGGKYIEYEKDKYGDDYYGQEPRYIRRGEKYHLYLKPNYHVEEMKDNDEKYYKVKIIPKYEKEKVTKKVITYYRKQKPTRLEIGIKVGHKRYDHHHHVHHHHRPKHIIKVVKPKYEVKHVKHVHHIHYPKHKKFKKLKKLFHKKKAYLHHKKNKLKELIIDHDDDEYEHGHSHGYEHGHDHDHHHDHDHHHGHYEDHGYY, from the exons ATGTTACTGTctatcattttgaattttaattccagag CTCTGCTTACAACGCTGCTGGGCAAATGGCCACTTGAATGCTCCGCCGAGGTGAAAATTTACAATGCAGGTGGTCTGAAGAAAGGAGATGACgggaaagaaggaatattaaAGGATTATGATAAGGaagataaatataaatttgtaaaatgtaaGAAGGATGGTTACAATAGTAAGGACTGTGACGAGAAGGATGTTGCCAAACCTTTGAACAAACTTCTGTCTGGAGTTGGGACCAGCAACGTAAACATCGGAGGGTATGAAGGCTACAAGCAGTCCGGAAACTACAAATACGGTGGACAGTCTGGAAACTACAAAAAAGATGAAAAATATGGAATCTACAAGAAATACGACGGACTCTACGGAAGCTACAAAAATGACAAGGGGCTGTATGGAAACCAAAAAAAAGAAGGCGGACtatacggaaaattaaaaataaatgacggTCAGTATGGAAACTATGCGAAGGACCGAGGACATTATGGAAACTACAATTATGGTGGTAAACTGAATGAAGGTTATAAAATCGGGAGAGTTCCTAATAGCAGATGGAAAGGTGACTTAAAGTACAATGAAAAACTTGGGAAGGATGCAGGCAAGCTAGGTGATGTTCATCTTGGAGACATCGACGTAGTAAACAAAGAATACCAGAAGTACTACCACGATAAAGGCgggaatttaaaaaatgacaaaataaaaaattattacgaAAAGGGAAATTCAAAGTATAATTCAATTAACACGAAAGGTGGAACTGGAAAGCATAATAAGAACGAGCCAAGGTATAAACGAGAAGAGAGTTACTACGAATATGAGGAGCCGAAGTACGAGGAGCGATACGGGAAGGAATACGAGAGGTACGAGAAACCTAAAATGAATGTCAAGTATATGAGAGAGGAACCTATGTACGTGAAGAAAGAGAGACCCGTCAAGTATATCACGGTGAAAGAAGAGCCTGTCAGGTACGTGGATGTAAAAGAAGAACCCATGTATATAAGAAAAGGGGGGAAGTACATAGAATATGAAAAAGATAAATATGGCGACGATTACTACGGGCAAGAACCGAGGTACATCAGACGAGGGGAGAAATACCATCTGTACTTGAAGCCTAATTATCACGTAGAGGAAATGAAAGATAATGACGAGAAGTACTACAAAGTCAAGATCATTCCGAAGTACGAGAAAGAAAAGGTCACAAAGAAAGTGATAACTTACTATCGCAAGCAGAAACCAACTCGTCTAGAGATTGGCATAAAAGTGGGCCACAAACGTTACGATCACCACCACCAcgtccaccaccaccaccgtccgAAACACATCATAAAAGTAGTGAAACCAAAGTACGAAGTGAAGCATGTTAAACACGTTCACCACATACACTACCCCAAGCATAAGAAGTTCAAGAAGCTTAAAAAGCTGTTTCATAAAAAGAAAGCATATTTGCATCACAAGAAGAACAAATTGAAGGAACTCATTATTGATCACGACGACGACGAGTACGAGCACGGGCATTCTCACGGTTACGAGCACGGCCACGATCACGATCACCATCACGATCACGATCACCATCACGGGCATTACGAGGACCACGGCTACTACTGA